A portion of the Calothrix sp. 336/3 genome contains these proteins:
- a CDS encoding ABC transporter substrate-binding protein, protein MAKTNTAIALALVTMATGFLAAACEETTQTNNNTATTSPAANSTPAPSDAKGLKIGSLLPSTGDLASVGQQMVGSVPLLVENVNACGGVNGEKVTLTEVDDQTDPKAGAAGMTKLATLDKVAGVVGSFASSVSSAAISIAVPNKVMLVSPGSTSPKFTEQAQKGEFKKNNPNNFWARTAPPDTYQALALAQLAKKKGFKRVSTVVINNDYGVGFEKAFVSAFEKLGGTIINKDKPVRYDPKAQTFDTEASAAFAGKPEAVIAVLYAETGSLFLKSAYTQGLTKGVQIMLTDGVKSPSFPEQVGKGSDGKYIITGAIGTVPGSNGKALEAFNKLWKEKKPGTTPGEYSPQAWDAAALLTLAAQAAKENTGVGIASKIREVANAPGTEVSDVCEGLKLLKEGKDIDYQGASGNVDVDENGDVVGVYDVWTVGDDGKIKVIDQVSPK, encoded by the coding sequence ATGGCAAAAACAAACACCGCGATCGCCCTCGCGTTGGTAACCATGGCAACGGGCTTTTTGGCTGCTGCCTGCGAAGAAACAACACAGACGAATAATAATACAGCAACAACCTCACCTGCTGCTAACAGCACACCTGCCCCTAGCGATGCCAAAGGACTAAAAATTGGTAGCTTACTACCATCAACGGGAGATCTAGCTTCTGTTGGTCAACAAATGGTCGGTTCTGTTCCCCTACTAGTTGAGAACGTTAATGCTTGTGGTGGTGTGAATGGTGAAAAAGTTACTTTAACAGAAGTAGACGATCAAACTGACCCCAAAGCTGGAGCTGCCGGGATGACAAAATTAGCTACCCTGGATAAAGTAGCTGGGGTGGTGGGTTCCTTCGCGAGCAGTGTATCTAGCGCGGCAATTTCCATCGCCGTACCCAACAAAGTCATGCTAGTCTCCCCTGGTAGTACCAGTCCCAAATTTACCGAACAAGCACAAAAAGGCGAATTTAAAAAGAATAACCCTAATAATTTTTGGGCAAGAACCGCACCTCCAGATACTTACCAAGCGCTGGCTTTAGCTCAATTAGCCAAGAAAAAAGGTTTCAAGCGGGTTTCCACTGTCGTAATTAACAATGATTATGGTGTGGGCTTTGAAAAAGCCTTTGTCTCTGCCTTTGAAAAACTGGGTGGAACTATTATTAATAAGGATAAGCCAGTACGTTACGACCCCAAGGCGCAAACTTTTGATACTGAAGCTTCAGCAGCTTTCGCAGGTAAACCAGAAGCTGTAATTGCCGTATTATATGCGGAAACTGGCAGCTTATTCTTGAAATCAGCTTACACCCAAGGTTTAACCAAAGGTGTACAAATTATGCTCACCGATGGTGTGAAATCTCCTAGTTTCCCAGAACAAGTAGGTAAGGGAAGTGATGGGAAATACATTATCACTGGGGCGATCGGTACTGTACCCGGTTCTAATGGTAAAGCTTTAGAAGCATTTAACAAGCTATGGAAAGAAAAGAAACCAGGTACAACCCCTGGTGAGTATTCACCCCAAGCATGGGATGCTGCGGCACTTCTAACCCTGGCAGCTCAAGCAGCAAAAGAAAATACTGGGGTCGGGATTGCTAGTAAAATTCGAGAAGTTGCAAATGCTCCAGGGACGGAAGTCAGTGACGTTTGTGAAGGATTGAAGCTACTTAAAGAAGGTAAAGATATCGATTATCAAGGGGCAAGCGGTAACGTTGATGTCGATGAAAATGGTGATGTAGTTGGCGTTTATGATGTTTGGACTGTAGGGGATGATGGCAAAATCAAGGTGATTGATCAAGTTAGCCCGAAATAA
- the crtB gene encoding 15-cis-phytoene synthase CrtB: MLQLPDSPPRMKKLVSPDESYQLCRQITAKYAKTFYLGTLLMSQAKRPAIWAIYAWCRRTDELVDGPAAAMTTPETLDEWEQQLETLFAGQPVDDIDVALVDTLQRFPIDIQPFRDMIAGQRMDLYRSRYETFDELYLYCYRVAGTVGLMSTAVMGIDTEQNRSPWNYHQQPYIPTEEAIALGIASQLTNILRDVGEDSRRGRVYIPLEDMARFNYTEQDLFRGVVDDRWRELMRFQIARTRHFYRQAEKGISYLSPDARLPVWAALMHYSKILERIESNGYDVFSQRAYVPQWRKMLSLPVAWLRSQVL, encoded by the coding sequence ATGCTGCAACTGCCTGATTCCCCCCCACGCATGAAAAAGCTGGTCTCACCAGACGAGTCCTATCAACTTTGTCGCCAAATCACCGCCAAGTATGCCAAAACCTTTTACCTGGGTACTTTGCTGATGAGTCAGGCGAAACGCCCAGCTATCTGGGCGATTTATGCTTGGTGTCGCCGTACAGATGAACTCGTTGATGGTCCCGCCGCTGCAATGACAACCCCGGAAACTCTTGATGAATGGGAGCAGCAATTAGAAACCCTATTTGCGGGACAGCCAGTGGATGACATAGACGTGGCGTTAGTGGATACTCTCCAGCGCTTTCCCATAGACATTCAGCCCTTTCGGGATATGATTGCCGGTCAGCGTATGGATTTATACCGCAGCCGCTACGAAACCTTTGATGAATTATATCTCTACTGTTACCGTGTCGCCGGTACAGTAGGATTAATGTCCACAGCAGTCATGGGGATAGACACTGAGCAAAATCGCTCCCCGTGGAATTATCATCAACAACCCTACATTCCCACGGAAGAAGCGATCGCCCTAGGAATTGCTAGTCAACTCACTAACATTCTGCGGGATGTCGGGGAAGACTCTAGAAGGGGACGTGTTTATATCCCCCTGGAAGACATGGCACGGTTTAACTACACTGAACAAGATTTATTTAGAGGTGTAGTCGATGACCGTTGGCGTGAGTTAATGCGCTTCCAAATCGCCCGTACTCGCCACTTTTACCGCCAAGCGGAAAAAGGCATTAGTTATTTGTCACCCGATGCGCGTCTCCCTGTTTGGGCAGCCCTGATGCATTACAGTAAAATCCTGGAACGCATCGAAAGCAACGGCTATGATGTATTTAGCCAACGGGCTTACGTACCCCAGTGGCGAAAAATGCTCAGTTTGCCTGTGGCTTGGCTGCGATCGCAGGTTTTGTAA
- the pds gene encoding 15-cis-phytoene desaturase, whose amino-acid sequence MRVAIAGAGLAGLACAKYLSDAGYTPIVLESRDVLGGLVAAWKDEDGDWYETGLHVFFGAYPNMLQLFKELGIEDRLQWKEHTLIFNQPEKPGTYSRFDVPDIPAPLNVIVSILRNNDMLTWEQKIRFAVGLLPAVVRGQNYVEQMDKYSLLEWLQLQGVDERVNSDIFIAASKALTFINPEDVSATVPLTALNRFLQERYGSKIAFLDGSPTERLCQPIVDHITERGGEVRLNAPLKEIVLNEDGTVKHFVLRGLNGSSEEILTADAYVCATSVDVAKVLMPEPWKKIEFFQKMASLEGVAVINLHLWFDRKLTDIDQLLFSRSPLLSVYADMSNTCRGYADPNKSMLELVLAPAADWIDKSDAEIIQATMAELERLFPQHFGGENPAQLLKTRVVKTPRSVYKAVAGSQKYRPSQKTPISNFYLAGSYTMQRYLGSMEGAVLSGKLTAQVIAQAQPVNDSDRLETPTRPPATNAATA is encoded by the coding sequence ATGCGAGTAGCGATCGCCGGAGCAGGTTTAGCAGGTCTTGCTTGTGCCAAGTATCTCTCAGATGCAGGTTATACACCCATTGTCCTGGAAAGTCGGGATGTTCTGGGAGGTTTGGTAGCAGCTTGGAAAGATGAGGACGGCGACTGGTACGAAACGGGTTTGCACGTCTTTTTTGGAGCTTATCCGAATATGCTCCAATTGTTTAAAGAATTAGGTATTGAAGACCGCTTACAGTGGAAGGAGCATACATTAATTTTTAATCAGCCAGAGAAGCCAGGAACCTATTCGCGGTTTGATGTTCCGGATATTCCGGCTCCTCTGAATGTGATAGTTTCTATTCTTCGCAACAACGATATGTTGACCTGGGAGCAGAAAATCCGCTTTGCCGTGGGTTTGCTACCAGCAGTTGTGCGCGGTCAGAATTATGTCGAGCAGATGGATAAATACTCTCTTTTGGAGTGGTTACAGCTTCAGGGAGTGGATGAGCGTGTCAACAGTGATATTTTTATTGCTGCTTCCAAAGCTTTAACTTTTATTAACCCAGAAGATGTTTCTGCCACCGTTCCCTTAACAGCCTTAAATCGATTTTTGCAAGAGCGCTATGGTTCTAAGATTGCTTTCTTAGATGGTTCCCCAACAGAACGTCTATGTCAGCCCATCGTTGACCATATAACCGAACGAGGCGGAGAAGTTCGCCTAAATGCGCCCCTAAAAGAGATTGTGCTGAACGAAGACGGGACAGTGAAGCATTTTGTCCTTCGGGGGTTAAATGGCTCGTCAGAAGAGATTCTCACTGCCGATGCTTACGTTTGCGCCACCTCTGTAGATGTCGCCAAGGTTTTAATGCCCGAACCCTGGAAAAAAATCGAATTTTTCCAAAAAATGGCAAGTTTGGAAGGGGTCGCGGTGATAAACTTGCATTTGTGGTTTGACCGTAAACTTACAGATATTGACCAACTGTTATTTTCACGATCGCCCCTACTCAGCGTTTACGCTGATATGAGCAACACCTGTCGAGGATACGCTGACCCCAACAAATCGATGTTGGAATTAGTTCTCGCCCCAGCCGCAGATTGGATTGATAAATCCGATGCGGAAATTATTCAAGCAACCATGGCTGAGCTAGAGAGACTATTCCCACAGCATTTTGGGGGAGAAAATCCCGCTCAATTGTTGAAAACTCGTGTAGTAAAAACGCCGCGTTCAGTTTACAAAGCCGTAGCAGGTAGCCAAAAGTACCGTCCCAGCCAAAAAACCCCTATTAGTAATTTTTATCTAGCAGGTAGTTACACCATGCAACGCTATTTGGGGAGTATGGAAGGAGCTGTACTTTCTGGTAAGCTGACAGCGCAGGTGATAGCACAAGCGCAGCCTGTAAACGATTCTGATCGCCTGGAAACCCCAACCCGACCGCCTGCAACGAATGCTGCAACTGCCTGA
- a CDS encoding PhzF family phenazine biosynthesis protein gives MSLRINYSETVSIFPPRAKSLTRYVKIFTLCSELSFTIYPTLGTAYIIQRELIQEPITEIFLNLQVGQMPVGVEYAQEKIKLLWMQKNPPGFG, from the coding sequence ATATCTCTTAGAATCAACTATTCAGAGACTGTCTCTATTTTTCCACCTCGCGCAAAATCTCTGACTAGATATGTCAAAATTTTTACATTATGTTCAGAGCTATCCTTTACGATTTATCCCACTCTAGGTACTGCTTATATAATTCAAAGAGAGTTAATTCAGGAACCCATTACCGAAATATTCTTGAACCTACAAGTAGGTCAAATGCCTGTAGGGGTAGAATATGCTCAAGAAAAAATAAAACTACTGTGGATGCAAAAAAATCCACCTGGTTTTGGGTAG
- a CDS encoding septal ring lytic transglycosylase RlpA family protein, translating to MDKLVGRPLTIWMQSREETRVFQTTLMPSRFLRIDWSNSSKTLGNRFSKTPEQKNQGIKNNFCHSLEGVFADNSGSKIRQGVSVASLVEPTSRNPEFLPNKILRSLQSFFRFSAPLEPNLSSASLPVVVVHRQTDNYEVWLNNSLVANLPDKLQARMMQQKLTRLLQSSHLNPWQLRPALVDGIPALMAGNRLLLAVEKTIAQKHNRSGDLIAIEWVNNLRAALKVPSLSLVEGQSQMYGLQPSPQKMHGLASWYGGYFHGRQTANGEIYNQDELTVAHKSLPFNTFLQVKNLKTGKSVIVRVNDRGPYIPPRSLDLSRVAARCIQSEVAGVVPYEATIMQVNSPKLTTQGANLLLKGQKAPRKMAIASDF from the coding sequence ATGGATAAACTGGTGGGAAGACCACTAACAATTTGGATGCAGTCAAGGGAAGAAACAAGGGTTTTTCAGACAACTTTGATGCCATCACGTTTCTTGCGAATTGACTGGAGTAATTCATCTAAAACCTTAGGAAATCGATTCTCCAAAACACCTGAGCAGAAGAATCAGGGAATTAAAAATAATTTTTGTCATTCCCTAGAGGGAGTATTTGCAGATAATTCTGGGAGCAAAATTCGTCAGGGGGTATCCGTTGCTTCCTTAGTAGAGCCAACTTCCCGCAATCCAGAATTCTTGCCAAATAAAATTCTGCGATCGCTACAAAGCTTCTTTCGTTTTTCTGCTCCCCTAGAACCAAATTTAAGCAGTGCTTCATTACCAGTAGTCGTTGTCCATCGACAAACAGACAATTATGAAGTCTGGTTAAATAACAGCTTAGTTGCCAATTTACCTGATAAATTGCAGGCAAGGATGATGCAACAAAAGTTGACTCGATTGTTACAGTCATCTCATCTCAATCCTTGGCAACTACGACCGGCATTAGTGGACGGAATTCCGGCATTAATGGCAGGAAACCGTTTGTTATTGGCAGTAGAAAAAACCATTGCCCAAAAGCACAACCGTAGTGGGGATTTAATTGCCATCGAATGGGTAAATAATCTGCGAGCAGCGCTGAAAGTTCCTTCCTTATCTCTGGTGGAAGGGCAATCGCAAATGTATGGTTTACAACCTTCTCCTCAGAAAATGCATGGTTTAGCCTCCTGGTATGGTGGATACTTCCATGGCAGACAAACAGCTAACGGAGAAATTTACAATCAGGACGAGTTGACTGTTGCTCACAAATCTTTGCCATTTAATACTTTCTTGCAGGTGAAGAATTTAAAAACAGGTAAATCTGTGATTGTGCGAGTCAACGATCGCGGTCCTTATATTCCCCCACGTAGTTTAGACTTGTCACGGGTTGCTGCTCGTTGTATTCAAAGTGAAGTTGCAGGAGTTGTTCCCTATGAAGCAACTATCATGCAGGTAAATAGCCCCAAGTTGACTACCCAAGGCGCGAATTTATTGCTAAAGGGTCAAAAAGCGCCTCGAAAAATGGCGATCGCCTCTGATTTTTAA
- a CDS encoding cupin domain-containing protein, whose protein sequence is MRAEDKCFCELAPLYALNLLGEEESNFVTEQISELPELGDEMSELQAAVAAIAYTAPPVPMADNLKDRLFARIGIATPQPQTPTPDINLPIYKRSTELNWKPHRIPGVMIARLNFDPVRREVTCLLRAEAGVRYPLHRHAGVEEIFMLEGDLVIGEEVYGKGDYILSTPSSIHAPETRGGCMFFVRTSVDDEYPEVTNQQTV, encoded by the coding sequence GTGCGTGCTGAAGATAAATGTTTTTGTGAATTGGCTCCACTTTATGCTCTGAATCTTCTAGGTGAAGAAGAATCTAATTTCGTGACAGAGCAAATCAGTGAATTACCGGAGTTAGGTGACGAAATGTCAGAATTGCAGGCAGCTGTAGCGGCGATCGCCTATACTGCTCCACCAGTGCCAATGGCAGATAATTTGAAAGATAGACTGTTTGCCAGAATTGGGATTGCAACACCTCAACCACAAACCCCAACCCCAGACATAAACCTACCTATCTACAAGCGCTCAACAGAATTAAACTGGAAACCCCACCGCATACCAGGAGTCATGATTGCGAGACTAAATTTTGACCCGGTGCGCCGTGAGGTTACTTGCTTGCTGCGTGCTGAGGCAGGTGTGCGGTATCCTCTCCACCGTCATGCAGGAGTAGAAGAAATTTTCATGTTAGAGGGTGACTTGGTAATTGGGGAGGAAGTCTACGGCAAAGGTGATTATATCCTTTCTACCCCAAGTTCAATCCACGCCCCCGAAACCCGTGGTGGTTGTATGTTTTTCGTTCGCACTTCTGTCGATGACGAGTATCCAGAAGTCACCAATCAACAAACTGTGTAG
- the mutL gene encoding DNA mismatch repair endonuclease MutL, producing MVATIQVLPTEVVYLITAGEVIDSFASVVRELVENSLDAGATRIVVTVSPQNWQVRVTDNGRGMDIDDLHFAAKAHSTSKIRNSDDLWKITSLGFRGEALHSLTTLADVEICSRSHLGDIGWRVIYGYGGEALHVEATAIAPGTIVTVSNLFGNCTARRQGLPTFSQQMKAVQATIQQIALCHPHIAWQVWQDDRQWFTISPTTTMGKLLPQMLQQIRPGDLQELELQLSHPAPSSLYLAVGLPDRCHRHRPDWLRVAMNGRIIKSTEIEQTILGAFHRTLPRDRFPVCCLHLHLSPEQINWNRNPAKNEIYLNNLSQWQEQITQGINQALNLNSDTIPETVQTTRVSKLIKAAESTGNYQANSAPHNQNFLKAVAQINNTYIVAEHPGGMWLVEQHIAHERVLYEQLCDNWQIIPVEPPIILYQLQPRQITQLQTIGLDIETFGEQMWAIRTIPTILQSRSDIADAILELSLGGDLQTAQVAVACRSAIRNGTPLTLEEMQKILDDWQRTRNPHTCPHGRPIFLSLEEPNLARFFRRHWVIGKSHGI from the coding sequence ATGGTAGCAACGATTCAAGTTTTACCAACAGAAGTTGTATATTTAATCACAGCCGGAGAAGTCATTGATTCCTTTGCATCTGTGGTGCGAGAATTAGTGGAAAATTCCCTAGATGCTGGTGCGACTCGTATCGTTGTTACGGTTTCTCCCCAAAATTGGCAAGTGCGAGTCACTGATAATGGTCGGGGAATGGATATAGATGACTTACACTTTGCTGCCAAGGCACACAGCACTAGTAAAATTCGCAACAGTGATGACCTGTGGAAAATCACGAGTTTAGGGTTTCGTGGGGAAGCCTTACATAGCCTCACAACTTTAGCAGATGTGGAAATATGTAGCCGTTCACACCTAGGCGATATCGGCTGGCGAGTTATTTATGGTTATGGAGGAGAAGCTTTACACGTTGAAGCCACAGCGATCGCCCCTGGAACTATTGTCACAGTCTCTAACCTTTTCGGTAACTGTACTGCCCGTCGTCAAGGTTTGCCCACCTTCTCACAACAAATGAAGGCTGTGCAGGCAACTATCCAGCAAATAGCCTTGTGTCATCCCCATATTGCTTGGCAGGTATGGCAAGATGATCGGCAATGGTTTACGATTTCTCCCACCACGACTATGGGCAAATTGTTACCACAAATGCTTCAGCAAATTCGCCCCGGAGACTTGCAGGAATTGGAATTGCAATTATCCCATCCTGCCCCTTCATCCCTATATCTTGCCGTCGGTTTACCTGATCGTTGCCATCGTCATCGTCCCGACTGGTTGCGAGTTGCCATGAATGGCAGAATCATCAAATCAACGGAAATTGAACAGACAATACTCGGCGCTTTCCATCGCACCTTACCGCGCGATCGCTTTCCTGTTTGCTGTCTGCATTTACACCTATCTCCCGAACAAATCAACTGGAACCGCAACCCTGCCAAAAATGAAATCTACCTCAACAACTTAAGTCAATGGCAAGAACAAATCACCCAAGGAATCAACCAAGCGCTAAATCTCAACTCTGACACGATTCCGGAAACAGTCCAAACCACTCGCGTGAGTAAGTTAATCAAAGCCGCAGAATCAACAGGGAATTATCAAGCTAACTCTGCACCCCACAACCAAAATTTTCTCAAAGCAGTAGCACAAATTAACAATACCTACATTGTTGCCGAACATCCTGGGGGAATGTGGTTAGTTGAACAACATATTGCCCACGAACGGGTATTGTATGAACAACTGTGCGATAACTGGCAAATTATCCCTGTGGAACCACCAATTATCCTTTACCAACTCCAACCAAGACAGATTACTCAATTACAAACTATTGGCTTAGATATAGAAACCTTTGGTGAGCAAATGTGGGCAATTCGCACTATTCCCACCATCCTCCAATCACGCTCAGACATTGCTGATGCCATTCTAGAATTAAGCTTAGGTGGGGACTTACAAACAGCCCAGGTAGCCGTTGCCTGTCGTAGTGCAATTCGTAATGGTACACCCCTGACTCTGGAAGAAATGCAGAAAATACTTGATGATTGGCAACGCACCCGCAACCCCCACACCTGTCCCCATGGGCGACCAATTTTTTTATCCTTAGAAGAACCAAACCTCGCAAGATTTTTCCGCCGTCATTGGGTAATTGGTAAAAGTCATGGGATTTAA
- a CDS encoding adenylate/guanylate cyclase domain-containing protein, with amino-acid sequence MSVHQTSCGEAADLIVGVRQPENRDLPQSASPVGALAKQKGTISTFLAPLTQDTFKQVVKDVEQKLQIVNQTLSMLDSQGFETILQEMLQSITLKTGELLGADRTTIFLLDEEKQELWSILAEGEGGRSLEIRIPANKGIAGEVASDKKVVNIPFDFYNDPRSRFAQEQEKRTGYRTYTMLAMPLLNEQGQLVAVVQMLNKLKHTNQRQSLVERIDIRGFTSADEQLFQEFAPSIRLILESSRSFYVATQKQRAAAAMMKAIKSLSQSSLDLEDTLKRVMDEAKELMNADRSTLWLIDSDRQELWTKITQDNGSTKELRVPVGIGFAGKVAASGKTLNIPFDLYEHPDSGTAKQMDQQNGYRTCSLLCMPVFNADQELIGVTQLVNKKKTGEFPPYNPAHWPQAPECFQASFDRNDEEFMEAFNIQAGVALQNAKLFATVKQQEQMQRDILRSLSNGVISTDKTGQIIAANESAKRLLGLDTDSRLEGQLISEVIRIKEGDFSKWCENSLNTADVKYREQYYPDRTLISTVEEEHSINLSINTIADAADQEQVRGALVVMDDISDEKRLKSTMYRYMTQELAEELLKLDDAKLGGDRKEVSILFSDIRGYTTLTENLEAEEVVSMLNEYFESMVEAVFKYKGTLDKYIGDAIMAVYGSPLPLDEHAWMAVQTSLEMRQRLYEFNTRRHALNKPRINIGIGINSDVVISGNIGSSKRMEFTAIGDGVNLGSRLESVSKQYGCDIIISDKTYQPCENHVWARELDYIRVKGRNEPVAIYELIGLRTDTVPGEQISLIEHYHQGRHFYLTQDFERAKAEFAKVLDIDRQDLAAQMHIKRCHHWLQTPPSDNDWDDGVWTFKEK; translated from the coding sequence ATGTCAGTCCATCAAACTAGTTGCGGTGAAGCAGCCGATTTAATCGTCGGTGTTCGCCAACCAGAAAACCGCGACTTGCCACAAAGTGCGTCTCCTGTCGGTGCTCTAGCCAAACAAAAAGGTACAATTTCAACTTTTCTGGCTCCTTTGACCCAGGATACTTTTAAACAAGTCGTTAAAGATGTAGAACAGAAATTACAGATTGTCAATCAAACTCTGTCCATGTTGGACTCCCAGGGATTTGAGACTATCTTGCAAGAAATGTTACAGTCAATTACCCTGAAAACCGGGGAATTACTGGGAGCAGACCGGACAACTATTTTTTTACTAGACGAAGAAAAACAAGAACTCTGGTCAATTTTAGCTGAGGGAGAGGGGGGGCGTTCCTTAGAAATCCGTATCCCTGCGAATAAAGGGATTGCTGGGGAAGTTGCCAGTGATAAGAAAGTAGTAAATATTCCCTTTGATTTTTATAACGATCCGCGATCGCGCTTTGCCCAAGAGCAGGAAAAACGTACAGGATACCGTACCTACACCATGCTTGCTATGCCATTGCTCAATGAGCAGGGACAGTTAGTTGCTGTAGTTCAGATGCTCAACAAACTCAAACATACTAACCAGCGACAATCCTTAGTCGAGCGCATCGATATTCGCGGATTTACAAGTGCTGATGAACAACTTTTTCAAGAGTTTGCGCCCTCTATCCGGTTAATTTTAGAGTCCTCACGTTCTTTTTATGTGGCAACACAAAAACAAAGAGCAGCTGCGGCAATGATGAAAGCCATCAAATCCCTGTCTCAAAGTAGTCTTGACCTAGAAGATACTCTAAAACGGGTGATGGATGAGGCAAAGGAATTGATGAACGCCGATCGCAGTACCCTATGGTTAATCGATAGCGATCGCCAGGAATTATGGACAAAAATCACCCAGGATAATGGTTCAACAAAGGAACTGCGAGTCCCAGTTGGTATTGGTTTTGCTGGAAAAGTTGCTGCCTCTGGGAAAACATTGAATATTCCCTTTGACCTTTACGAACATCCCGATTCTGGTACGGCAAAACAGATGGATCAACAAAATGGCTACCGTACCTGTAGCTTACTGTGTATGCCCGTGTTTAATGCCGATCAGGAGCTAATTGGAGTCACCCAATTGGTAAATAAAAAGAAAACCGGGGAATTTCCTCCCTATAACCCTGCCCATTGGCCCCAAGCTCCCGAATGCTTCCAGGCAAGTTTTGACCGCAATGATGAAGAATTCATGGAAGCTTTTAATATTCAAGCTGGGGTAGCATTACAAAATGCCAAGTTGTTTGCCACGGTGAAACAACAGGAACAAATGCAAAGAGATATTCTCCGTAGTCTCTCCAATGGGGTAATTTCCACAGACAAGACAGGGCAAATCATTGCGGCAAACGAAAGTGCTAAACGCTTACTAGGTTTGGATACAGATTCCCGTTTAGAAGGACAATTAATTAGCGAAGTTATCCGGATTAAAGAGGGAGACTTTAGTAAGTGGTGTGAAAATTCTCTGAATACTGCTGATGTGAAATACAGAGAACAATACTACCCAGATAGAACCCTGATATCTACAGTGGAAGAAGAGCATAGTATTAACCTATCCATTAATACCATTGCCGATGCTGCTGACCAAGAGCAAGTTCGTGGTGCATTGGTGGTGATGGATGACATCAGCGATGAAAAGCGGCTCAAGAGTACCATGTATCGTTACATGACTCAAGAATTAGCTGAGGAGTTACTCAAACTCGACGATGCAAAATTAGGTGGCGATCGCAAGGAAGTATCGATTCTCTTCTCAGATATTCGTGGCTACACTACTTTGACAGAAAATCTGGAAGCGGAAGAAGTAGTAAGTATGCTCAATGAATACTTTGAATCCATGGTGGAAGCAGTATTCAAATACAAAGGAACCCTAGATAAATATATCGGTGATGCCATCATGGCTGTCTATGGTTCTCCCCTACCATTAGACGAACACGCTTGGATGGCAGTACAAACATCCTTAGAAATGCGTCAACGTCTGTACGAATTTAACACCCGTCGTCATGCTCTGAATAAACCCCGCATCAATATTGGGATTGGTATCAATTCCGATGTGGTCATTAGCGGTAATATTGGCTCTAGTAAACGCATGGAATTTACTGCCATTGGTGACGGAGTGAATTTAGGCTCTCGCTTAGAAAGTGTCAGTAAACAGTATGGCTGTGACATTATTATCAGCGATAAAACCTATCAGCCCTGTGAAAATCACGTCTGGGCGAGGGAATTAGATTACATTCGCGTCAAAGGTAGAAACGAACCGGTGGCAATTTACGAACTCATCGGTTTACGTACTGATACAGTTCCCGGTGAGCAAATCTCCCTGATTGAACATTACCACCAAGGTAGACATTTTTACTTAACTCAGGATTTTGAGCGAGCAAAAGCTGAATTTGCCAAGGTGTTAGACATTGATCGTCAGGATTTGGCGGCACAAATGCATATCAAGCGTTGCCATCACTGGTTACAAACACCACCTTCCGATAATGACTGGGATGATGGTGTGTGGACATTTAAAGAGAAATAA